Below is a genomic region from Burkholderia pseudomultivorans.
AGGCGCAGCGGTCCGGCGATCCACACGCATATGGCGCTTCTCCCGTCACGTGGGCCGGGCCGAGCCGCCCGGCAAGGTTGGCGTGGTGCGTTGCCCGCGAAGATGATGGCGGTGACGGATCAAGTCTAGCATTAGGGGTTGGATGAACGAAGCCCGCGCATTGCCGCAGGGCGCGCCGCCGATCGCCGCCGCGGCCGGGTCGGCGGACGAAAAAAAACCGCTCGCGACGCTGCGAGCGGTTTTCTCGATCCTCGTGCCGGCGCAGTAGCCGGCGCGGCGTTACGCCGGTGCGCCGGTCGCGCCGCCGTGCGCGGCCGACCATTCGGCCGGCGCGTGCAGGAATTTCTCGACTTCGTCGAGCGTCTTGGTCTCGAAGTAGCCCGAAGCCTTCGCGACGCGCAGCACGTCCCACCACGTCGCCAGCGCGTGCAGGTCGACGTCGATGTCCTTCAGGACCGACACGCTTTCCTTGAAGATGTTGTAGTGGAACAGCACGAAGCAGTGGTTCACCGTCGCGCCCGCGGTGCGCAGCGCGTTGACGAAGTTGATCTTGCTGCGGCTGTCGGTCGTCAGGTCTTCAACCAGCAGCACGCGCGAGCCTTCTTCCAGATGGCCTTCGATCTGCGCGTTGCGGCCGAAACCCTTCGGCTTCTTGCGCACGTACTGCATCGGCACCATCATGCGGTCCGCGAGCCATGCCGCGAACGGGATGCCGGCCGTCTCGCCGCCCGCCACCGAGTCGATCTGCTCGAAGCCGACGTCGCGCATGATCGTCGTTTCAGCCATTTCCATCAGCGCACGGCGCACGCGCGGATACGAAATCAGCTTGCGGCAGTCGATATAGACGGGGCTCG
It encodes:
- a CDS encoding orotate phosphoribosyltransferase produces the protein MTGYDRQSISDTTAKILLEVQAVHFNAEKPFIFTSGWASPVYIDCRKLISYPRVRRALMEMAETTIMRDVGFEQIDSVAGGETAGIPFAAWLADRMMVPMQYVRKKPKGFGRNAQIEGHLEEGSRVLLVEDLTTDSRSKINFVNALRTAGATVNHCFVLFHYNIFKESVSVLKDIDVDLHALATWWDVLRVAKASGYFETKTLDEVEKFLHAPAEWSAAHGGATGAPA